A single genomic interval of Juglans regia cultivar Chandler chromosome 1, Walnut 2.0, whole genome shotgun sequence harbors:
- the LOC108988073 gene encoding uncharacterized protein LOC108988073, with amino-acid sequence MGNYISCTLAGAPGGKHSRATKVIFPGGEIRKFHEPIKAAELMLEIPNYFLVNSKSLHIGRRFSALNADEDLEIANVYVMFPMKRMRSVVSAADMGVLFLTANSMANNSVSGGKVRFLLESGNSPQMVEGRTTDERMENEAAHHVEVPKLNLDDIEEFSTPEFMHRLSMCRSKKPVLDTIAEEPIYSS; translated from the coding sequence ATGGGCAACTATATCTCTTGCACGCTGGCCGGCGCCCCAGGAGGCAAGCATTCTAGAGCCACAAAAGTGATCTTTCCGGGCGGCGAAATTCGAAAATTCCATGAACCCATTAAGGCGGCCGAACTCATGCTCGAAATCCCGAACTACTTTCTCGTAAACTCAAAGTCTCTCCACATCGGACGGAGGTTTTCTGCGCTCAACGCCGACGAAGATCTAGAGATCGCCAACGTTTACGTCATGTTCCCCATGAAGAGAATGAGATCTGTCGTGTCAGCTGCAGACATGGGCGTCTTGTTCCTCACCGCCAACTCCATGGCCAATAACAGCGTCTCCGGTGGGAAGGTTAGGTTCTTACTTGAGTCTGGGAACTCTCCACAGATGGTGGAGGGAAGAACAACCGATGAAAGGATGGAAAACGAGGCAGCTCATCATGTGGAGGTGCCAAAGTTAAATTTGGATGATATCGAGGAGTTCTCGACACCGGAGTTCATGCATAGGTTGTCCATGTGCAGGTCAAAGAAACCAGTGTTAGATACCATAGCAGAAGAGCCAATTTATTCATCCTGA